In Halichondria panicea chromosome 13, odHalPani1.1, whole genome shotgun sequence, one genomic interval encodes:
- the LOC135347127 gene encoding uncharacterized protein LOC135347127 isoform X1, which translates to MATVDETSSLGFDVRLQRVDMTSSEGDLGSVLSGSSEGFVSAQATPTVSIRKGYSDADDNHSVSAVSADSASFHTPEPYEMSSQDEEDVDLSVEIPDFEALPTNTYGIETTVTPTNVSIPELPKLALAEGVRGGVAEKGPLDKEYTGQYHRESRQLVSNGATNERTPLLHSNTDTENNSCCVLL; encoded by the exons ATGGCTACAGTTGATGAAACGTCTTCTCTTGGCTTTGATGTGAGATTGCAGCGTGTGGATATGACATCCAGTGAAGGAGACCTAGGCTCTGTACTCTCTGGCAGTAGCGAGGGGTTCGTATCAGCCCAAGCCACGCCTACCGTCAGTATCAGAAAAG GATATTCTGATGCTGATGATAATCATTCAGTATCGGCTGtttctgctgactcagcaagttTTCATACACCAGAGCCGTATGAAATGTCCAGTCAAGATGAGGAAGATGTTGACCTTTCGGTAGAG ATCCCTGATTTTGAAGCCCTCCCCACTAATACTTATGGCATTGAGACCACAGTGACACCCACGAACGTGTCTATCCCAGAGCTGCCCAAACTGGCCCTGGCCGAGGGGgtgagagggggtgtggcagAGAAGGGACCTCTGGACAAAGAGTACACAGGTCAAT ATCACAGGGAGAGTCGACAGCTGGTATCCAATGGTGCCACTAACGAGCGAACACCTCTCCTCCACTCAAACACAGACACTGAGAATAACAGTTGTTGTGTATTACTGTGA
- the LOC135347127 gene encoding uncharacterized protein LOC135347127 isoform X2, which translates to MATVDETSSLGFDVRLQRVDMTSSEGDLGSVLSGSSEGFVSAQATPTVSIRKGYSDADDNHSVSAVSADSASFHTPEPYEMSSQDEEDVDLSVEIPDFEALPTNTYGIETTVTPTNVSIPELPKLALAEGVRGGVAEKGPLDKEYTDHRESRQLVSNGATNERTPLLHSNTDTENNSCCVLL; encoded by the exons ATGGCTACAGTTGATGAAACGTCTTCTCTTGGCTTTGATGTGAGATTGCAGCGTGTGGATATGACATCCAGTGAAGGAGACCTAGGCTCTGTACTCTCTGGCAGTAGCGAGGGGTTCGTATCAGCCCAAGCCACGCCTACCGTCAGTATCAGAAAAG GATATTCTGATGCTGATGATAATCATTCAGTATCGGCTGtttctgctgactcagcaagttTTCATACACCAGAGCCGTATGAAATGTCCAGTCAAGATGAGGAAGATGTTGACCTTTCGGTAGAG ATCCCTGATTTTGAAGCCCTCCCCACTAATACTTATGGCATTGAGACCACAGTGACACCCACGAACGTGTCTATCCCAGAGCTGCCCAAACTGGCCCTGGCCGAGGGGgtgagagggggtgtggcagAGAAGGGACCTCTGGACAAAGAGTACACAG ATCACAGGGAGAGTCGACAGCTGGTATCCAATGGTGCCACTAACGAGCGAACACCTCTCCTCCACTCAAACACAGACACTGAGAATAACAGTTGTTGTGTATTACTGTGA